The following coding sequences lie in one uncultured Celeribacter sp. genomic window:
- a CDS encoding DUF6603 domain-containing protein: protein MIDHEAGRYAGALEIQLFGFEVTAIGMIATRLPSGEEGWSLFLSISIIFPKSIPLAFGFSLSGIGGLIGVHRGIDVEALGDAVRSGTLDNVLFPQDVIANAPMILSALDTIFLSQKGQFAFGPMFQISWGAKGLVTLQLGVAIQLPEPVSISLLGSFQLRIGLPEETTPGLPDTGEEKPPKDIILIRVDVVGTLLPAEGKLAIDASISEGFIAGLTLSGDMAVRMEFSNRPNLVVAMGGFHPDFTAPEGFPSLSRLSIKIFDDPNLRVGDEAYLALAPNALQFGVAAFFHAKALGFTAEGRFEFDTIIIFKPFGLEASLGFQISVSAGSVELLQVRLRGTLKGPKPWFITGYAEFKVACVKKKFRVELTVGRAVASEPRDSVALFDMVLRALQEAEAWGPVEAEGALYEAVRYTAPAGETLFHPAGGIEINQGIAPLGIALERFGESRLAEGDRRLHLEDIRLSDAPVASVPVQNWFSLGQFFELTEEEKVSSPSFEGLDSGLSFGEGGAEFAPADPFDLGYESIVVDPGVEARFERDLEGRSQGAAQIIPQKGRARAGSDPAHRHGDDGAKARDGAGRDTEVCHRRDASTFCGLHRSAVAAAQPQGKGHRDTPASGL, encoded by the coding sequence TTGATTGATCACGAGGCGGGCCGCTACGCAGGCGCGCTCGAGATCCAGCTTTTCGGCTTCGAAGTCACCGCCATCGGCATGATCGCGACACGTTTGCCGTCGGGAGAAGAGGGCTGGAGCCTCTTTCTGTCGATCTCGATCATTTTCCCGAAATCCATTCCTCTGGCGTTCGGCTTTTCGCTCTCGGGCATTGGCGGGCTGATCGGCGTGCACCGGGGCATCGACGTCGAGGCGCTGGGCGATGCCGTGCGCTCCGGCACTCTCGACAACGTGCTTTTCCCGCAGGATGTGATCGCCAATGCGCCGATGATCCTCTCGGCGCTCGACACGATCTTTCTGTCGCAAAAGGGCCAGTTCGCCTTTGGCCCGATGTTCCAGATCAGCTGGGGCGCCAAGGGGCTTGTGACCCTGCAGCTCGGCGTGGCGATCCAATTGCCGGAGCCGGTGAGCATTTCGCTTTTGGGGTCCTTCCAGTTGCGCATCGGCCTGCCCGAGGAAACCACGCCCGGCCTGCCCGACACCGGCGAAGAGAAGCCGCCGAAGGACATCATCCTGATCCGGGTCGATGTGGTCGGCACGCTTTTGCCCGCGGAAGGCAAACTGGCGATTGATGCGTCGATTTCCGAAGGCTTCATCGCCGGGCTGACGCTCTCGGGCGATATGGCGGTGCGAATGGAGTTTTCCAACCGTCCAAATCTTGTTGTGGCCATGGGCGGGTTTCACCCGGATTTCACCGCCCCCGAAGGCTTCCCGAGCCTGTCTCGTCTGTCGATCAAAATCTTCGATGACCCGAACCTGCGCGTCGGAGACGAGGCCTATCTGGCGCTCGCGCCCAATGCGCTGCAATTCGGCGTCGCTGCGTTTTTTCATGCCAAGGCCTTGGGGTTCACGGCCGAGGGGCGGTTCGAATTCGATACGATCATCATCTTCAAACCCTTCGGGCTCGAGGCGAGTCTCGGGTTTCAGATCTCCGTCTCCGCGGGCTCTGTCGAGCTGTTGCAGGTTCGGCTGCGGGGCACGTTGAAAGGTCCGAAGCCGTGGTTCATCACCGGCTATGCCGAATTCAAAGTGGCCTGTGTGAAAAAGAAATTCCGCGTGGAACTGACGGTCGGGCGCGCTGTCGCCTCCGAGCCGCGCGACAGTGTGGCTTTGTTCGATATGGTCCTGAGGGCGCTGCAAGAGGCCGAGGCCTGGGGGCCGGTCGAGGCCGAGGGCGCGCTCTATGAGGCGGTACGCTATACGGCGCCTGCCGGAGAGACCCTGTTCCACCCCGCAGGCGGGATCGAGATCAACCAAGGCATCGCGCCTTTGGGCATCGCGTTGGAACGGTTCGGCGAAAGCCGATTGGCGGAGGGGGACAGGCGACTACACCTTGAGGATATTCGGCTGTCCGATGCGCCGGTCGCCTCCGTTCCCGTACAGAACTGGTTTTCGCTGGGACAGTTTTTCGAGCTGACCGAAGAGGAAAAAGTCTCCTCGCCGTCCTTCGAAGGCCTCGACAGTGGCCTCAGCTTTGGCGAGGGCGGGGCGGAGTTTGCCCCTGCCGATCCGTTCGATCTCGGCTACGAAAGCATCGTGGTCGATCCCGGTGTCGAAGCCAGGTTCGAACGTGATCTGGAAGGGCGCTCCCAAGGCGCCGCCCAGATCATCCCGCAGAAAGGCCGGGCTCGCGCTGGATCTGACCCCGCGCACCGTCACGGGGATGACGGTGCAAAAGCCAGAGATGGAGCTGGTCGCGACACAGAGGTTTGTCACCGAAGAGACGCCTCAACGTTTTGCGGCCTTCACCGCAGCGCTGTCGCAGCAGCGCAGCCTCAAGGCAAAGGGCATCGCGACACACCTGCGTCCGGCCTATGA
- a CDS encoding FAD-binding oxidoreductase produces the protein MSVDFPKSLWAATAPDRPLSAPLEGVEETDVAVIGAGFTGLSAAIEARKRGHAVTVVEGKAAGWGASGRNNGQVIPILTSAEPDVWVSRYGETGKRMVRLIGNSGDVLFDLVREFDMQAEAEQNGWFQPAHSPGRVKLSQKRVDAWQRYGFPAELKDAQQCADILGTDFWYGGMFNPTGGHINPLALAREMARVAEHLGAVIHEDSPVISYERVGSEWVIKTAQGTLKARALILATNAYTGELAPRLAPRIAHSVVPVLSWQMATEPVGDNLRQKILPGRQAVSDTRGDLRFFRYDARNRLITGGAVMGSFDVANRVRKKAAKSLAEAFPELGVPEMTHVWSGYIGMNWDRFPRVHKLGPDGWAWVGCNGRGVALGTSLGRELARAATGQPEDELALPVTEPHPFPAHGFVRRFAPTYLAWLKRQDHKEVNL, from the coding sequence ATGTCTGTCGACTTTCCGAAATCCCTCTGGGCCGCCACCGCGCCCGACCGCCCGCTTTCCGCACCGCTCGAAGGCGTCGAGGAAACCGATGTCGCCGTGATTGGCGCGGGGTTCACCGGCCTCTCCGCCGCCATTGAGGCCCGCAAACGCGGCCATGCGGTCACCGTTGTCGAAGGCAAAGCCGCAGGCTGGGGCGCGTCGGGCCGCAACAACGGTCAGGTCATTCCGATCCTGACCTCTGCCGAACCCGATGTCTGGGTGTCGCGCTATGGCGAGACCGGCAAACGCATGGTCCGGCTGATCGGCAACTCGGGCGATGTGCTCTTTGATCTGGTGCGTGAATTCGACATGCAGGCGGAGGCCGAACAGAACGGTTGGTTCCAACCCGCCCATAGCCCCGGACGTGTGAAACTGTCGCAAAAACGGGTCGATGCGTGGCAGCGCTATGGCTTTCCGGCGGAGTTGAAAGACGCGCAACAATGCGCCGACATTCTGGGCACCGACTTCTGGTACGGCGGCATGTTCAACCCCACGGGCGGCCATATCAATCCGCTCGCCTTGGCACGTGAAATGGCGCGGGTGGCGGAGCATCTGGGGGCGGTGATCCATGAGGACAGTCCGGTGATCTCTTATGAGCGCGTCGGCTCTGAATGGGTGATCAAAACGGCGCAGGGCACGCTCAAGGCTCGGGCACTGATCCTTGCCACCAACGCTTACACGGGCGAGTTGGCTCCGCGTCTGGCGCCTCGGATTGCGCATTCCGTGGTGCCGGTGCTGAGCTGGCAAATGGCGACGGAGCCTGTGGGCGACAACCTGCGTCAGAAAATCCTGCCGGGCCGTCAGGCGGTCTCGGACACGCGCGGCGATTTGCGGTTCTTCCGCTATGACGCGCGCAATCGCCTGATCACCGGCGGTGCCGTGATGGGGTCTTTTGACGTTGCCAACCGCGTGCGCAAGAAAGCCGCGAAGAGCCTCGCCGAGGCTTTCCCCGAGCTTGGCGTGCCGGAAATGACCCATGTCTGGTCGGGCTATATCGGCATGAACTGGGATCGCTTCCCGCGTGTCCATAAACTCGGACCCGATGGCTGGGCCTGGGTCGGGTGCAATGGGCGTGGCGTGGCGCTTGGCACCTCTTTGGGCCGCGAGTTGGCGCGTGCCGCCACCGGCCAACCGGAAGATGAACTGGCCCTGCCGGTGACCGAGCCGCATCCTTTCCCGGCGCATGGTTTCGTGCGCCGCTTTGCCCCCACCTATCTGGCCTGGCTCAAACGTCAGGACCATAAGGAAGTGAACCTATGA
- a CDS encoding ExeM/NucH family extracellular endonuclease: protein MAHKAHSSAFSRGWSKTNREFGTRFDDTLSGTDRNDMIFGFRGDDTISASKGLDFIDGGAGFDTVSFTQSIFDTSIWLSFGFSRWGWARSTTAYVTTYDDAGRPEGFSTLKNVEALYFEADDYTLYLDGTNNAVLAGDDTATATENEETLLSADALLANDHEFDGDAMEITAVDGLSSLGAVIGFDDGQISYVAGAAFDALAAGETVEDTFTYTVSDGKGGTDTATVTVTVTGTNDAPVLTVDDAAIVVDENAEGSVVAVSATDADSGAVLSYSLTGDDAALFSIDSETGDITFDTPPDFEAPQDADGDNTYELTVVVTDDQGATDTRAISVTVADVWDPISITQSFETEASGNRYVNAAADGTQLDPGAVVDLENVAGLATVDSTEASDGLLGYDLSWVNTRNDSGISDGDFIGVTGFTGDVSEYSDGSQGYEMQDADGLLRLTFDTVDLSARAEHTVVNLSLDAFLNETGWESDDLVAIYVETNLGRVNLLDTTGQDIDDLDIEGAWQTLSTTLGADVTKATLVVELDSNSASETLYIDNIAIEEVFYLSQSFETESTGGRYEDAAADGGLVDLGTVVDLENVDGLASVDSTAASEGLLGYDLTWVNTRDDTGLSDGDYVGVQDYTGTVGAFSDGEQGYELSDADGLLRLTFDEIDLSAVGEVTLSVDAFVQSTGWEADDLIAIYVETDQGVISLLDTTGQDIDDLDIEGAWQTLSTTLGADIDTAQLVVELDSNSSSEALYVDNIVVTSDPEAVQDDEDTPEITLISAIQGTGDRAAMEGAAVTVSAIVTQITYSSDGTAVGFYLQEEDVDSDGDGATSEGIYVYNGGSYDVTVGDLVEVSGTVAEYYGLTQLSSVSDVTIVSSGNDLPTAVTVALSGDVAQDYEALEGMRLSLVSGTGDALTVNENFNLDRYGQVSVSAGTLTQPTQIYDAQTEAAEIAALMEANENASLLLDDGSTAQNPSVISYLPGGGGDDGDGVLDSGDDFGDAGTTVRLGAEVAGTVEGVLGYSYDEWTLNVTDTIEFVDGTNEEAREAAPADVGGSLQVASYNVLNFFTTLDDGSQTGPNGDLDPRGADTADEFTRQADKLVEGLIGTGAEVIALQEIENNGTEAISTLVDMMNTEGTGATYAYVDPTGTGDFIGSDAITTGILYDSSAVTLIHSDFIVYEESSADATYAIASALGDLVGESFYDYQRNRPSVAATFMDNESGETFTVVSSHFKSKGDSDLQDVADAAESWLASHVGDADYAAVEGLLADLYADPNFDQGNGQGFWNQVRLDAAVELADWISTEYGVDGTGVSNYVLLGDMNSYAEEDAVQYLDDDAGLVDLIDQFIGQDEAYSYVFDGQQGTLDQGLADAEFASNVTGVDEWHINADEPDLIGYDSSFKDPAFYNDGVYASSDHDPLIIGLEFDTFILA, encoded by the coding sequence ATGGCGCATAAAGCTCATTCTAGCGCGTTTTCTCGGGGATGGTCGAAGACCAATCGGGAATTCGGCACCCGCTTTGACGACACACTGTCCGGGACGGACAGAAACGATATGATTTTCGGGTTCCGCGGCGATGACACCATCTCGGCCTCAAAGGGTCTCGATTTCATCGACGGGGGCGCGGGGTTTGACACGGTTAGTTTTACGCAGTCCATTTTCGACACGAGCATCTGGCTGTCTTTCGGGTTCTCCCGCTGGGGTTGGGCGCGCAGCACCACCGCCTATGTCACGACATATGACGACGCGGGGCGCCCGGAGGGCTTTTCCACGCTGAAAAATGTCGAAGCGCTCTATTTCGAAGCCGATGACTACACGCTCTATCTGGATGGCACGAACAACGCCGTTCTGGCCGGCGACGACACGGCGACAGCGACCGAAAACGAGGAAACCCTGCTGAGTGCGGACGCGCTTTTGGCCAATGATCATGAGTTCGATGGCGATGCGATGGAGATCACCGCCGTCGACGGGCTTTCCAGCCTGGGCGCCGTGATCGGCTTTGACGATGGTCAGATCAGCTATGTCGCAGGGGCTGCATTCGATGCTCTCGCCGCAGGTGAGACCGTGGAGGACACTTTCACCTACACGGTCTCCGACGGCAAAGGCGGAACCGACACAGCCACGGTCACGGTGACGGTCACGGGCACCAATGACGCCCCCGTTTTGACCGTCGATGACGCGGCCATCGTGGTGGATGAAAACGCCGAAGGGAGCGTGGTGGCGGTCAGCGCAACGGACGCCGACAGTGGTGCGGTGCTGAGCTATAGCCTGACGGGCGACGATGCCGCGCTGTTCTCGATCGACAGCGAAACCGGGGACATCACCTTTGACACGCCGCCCGATTTCGAGGCGCCGCAAGATGCCGATGGCGACAACACCTATGAGTTGACCGTGGTGGTCACGGACGACCAGGGCGCGACGGACACGCGTGCGATTTCCGTCACGGTCGCGGATGTCTGGGACCCGATTTCGATCACGCAGAGTTTCGAAACCGAGGCCAGCGGGAACCGCTATGTCAATGCGGCGGCCGATGGCACTCAGCTCGATCCGGGCGCCGTGGTCGATCTCGAAAATGTCGCTGGCCTTGCGACGGTGGACAGCACCGAGGCCTCGGACGGGCTTTTGGGTTATGATCTCTCTTGGGTCAACACCCGCAACGACAGCGGCATTTCCGATGGCGATTTCATCGGTGTCACTGGATTCACCGGCGACGTGTCCGAGTATTCCGACGGCAGTCAGGGCTACGAAATGCAGGATGCCGACGGTCTTTTGCGACTGACCTTCGACACGGTCGATCTTTCGGCACGCGCCGAGCATACGGTTGTGAACCTGTCGCTGGACGCTTTCCTCAATGAGACCGGCTGGGAAAGCGACGATCTGGTCGCGATCTATGTCGAGACCAATCTCGGTCGGGTCAACCTGCTGGACACCACGGGTCAGGACATTGACGATCTCGACATCGAGGGGGCCTGGCAGACGCTGAGCACCACTTTGGGCGCCGATGTGACCAAGGCCACGCTGGTGGTGGAATTGGACAGCAACTCGGCTTCCGAAACCCTCTACATCGACAACATCGCCATCGAAGAAGTGTTCTACCTCAGCCAGAGCTTCGAAACCGAATCCACGGGCGGGCGGTATGAAGACGCGGCGGCTGATGGTGGGCTGGTCGATCTCGGCACCGTGGTCGATCTGGAGAATGTCGACGGTCTGGCCAGCGTCGACAGCACGGCGGCCTCCGAGGGTCTTCTGGGCTATGATCTGACATGGGTCAACACGCGTGACGACACCGGGCTGTCCGATGGGGATTACGTCGGCGTGCAGGATTACACCGGAACGGTCGGTGCGTTTTCCGATGGGGAACAGGGCTATGAGCTGTCCGATGCGGACGGGCTTTTGCGATTGACCTTTGACGAGATCGACCTGTCTGCCGTGGGCGAAGTCACCCTCTCCGTGGATGCTTTCGTGCAATCGACGGGCTGGGAGGCGGACGATCTGATCGCGATCTACGTCGAGACGGATCAGGGCGTGATCTCTCTGTTGGACACCACGGGTCAGGACATCGACGACCTCGACATTGAGGGCGCCTGGCAGACCCTGAGCACCACTTTGGGCGCCGACATCGACACCGCGCAGCTGGTGGTCGAACTGGACAGCAATTCCAGCTCCGAAGCGCTCTACGTCGACAATATCGTTGTCACCTCCGACCCGGAGGCGGTGCAGGACGATGAAGACACCCCGGAGATCACCCTGATCTCTGCCATTCAAGGCACCGGCGATCGCGCCGCGATGGAGGGTGCCGCCGTCACCGTGTCCGCCATCGTGACCCAGATCACCTATTCCAGCGATGGCACTGCGGTTGGCTTTTATCTTCAGGAAGAAGACGTTGACAGCGATGGCGATGGCGCGACCTCCGAGGGCATCTATGTCTACAACGGGGGCTCTTATGATGTGACGGTCGGCGATCTGGTCGAAGTGTCCGGCACTGTCGCCGAATATTATGGTCTGACGCAGCTGTCCTCCGTCTCCGATGTGACCATTGTCAGCTCCGGCAACGACCTGCCGACGGCGGTGACTGTGGCGCTGTCCGGTGATGTGGCGCAGGATTACGAAGCGCTCGAAGGTATGCGCCTGTCGCTGGTGTCGGGCACGGGCGATGCGCTGACCGTGAACGAAAACTTCAATCTCGATCGCTATGGTCAGGTCTCGGTCTCCGCGGGCACGCTCACGCAGCCGACGCAGATTTACGACGCCCAGACCGAAGCGGCGGAAATCGCCGCGCTGATGGAGGCCAATGAAAACGCCAGCCTGCTTTTGGACGACGGGTCCACGGCGCAGAACCCTTCGGTGATTTCCTACTTGCCGGGTGGCGGCGGTGACGATGGCGACGGGGTGCTCGACAGCGGCGACGACTTCGGCGACGCGGGCACGACCGTGCGTCTCGGGGCCGAGGTCGCGGGCACTGTCGAGGGCGTTCTCGGCTATTCCTATGACGAATGGACGCTGAACGTGACGGATACCATCGAATTCGTCGACGGCACCAACGAAGAGGCCCGCGAGGCCGCGCCGGCCGATGTCGGCGGATCCTTGCAGGTGGCGTCCTACAACGTCCTGAATTTCTTCACGACCTTGGACGATGGGTCGCAAACCGGGCCGAACGGTGACCTGGACCCGCGCGGTGCCGATACGGCGGATGAGTTCACACGTCAGGCGGACAAGCTGGTCGAGGGTCTGATCGGGACCGGCGCCGAAGTGATCGCTCTGCAAGAGATCGAGAACAACGGCACCGAGGCGATCTCGACTCTCGTGGATATGATGAACACCGAAGGGACGGGGGCCACCTACGCCTATGTCGATCCGACGGGGACGGGCGATTTCATCGGCAGCGATGCGATCACCACGGGCATCCTCTATGACAGTTCCGCCGTGACGCTGATCCATTCGGATTTCATCGTCTATGAAGAAAGCTCCGCAGATGCGACCTATGCGATTGCCTCCGCTTTGGGCGATCTGGTGGGCGAAAGCTTCTATGACTATCAGCGCAACCGTCCCTCCGTGGCGGCGACCTTCATGGACAACGAAAGCGGCGAGACCTTCACCGTGGTTTCCTCGCATTTCAAATCCAAAGGCGACAGCGATCTGCAAGACGTGGCCGATGCCGCCGAAAGCTGGCTCGCTTCGCATGTCGGAGATGCCGATTACGCGGCGGTCGAAGGCCTCCTGGCTGATCTCTACGCGGACCCGAACTTTGATCAGGGCAATGGTCAGGGCTTCTGGAACCAGGTGCGTCTGGATGCGGCGGTTGAACTGGCGGATTGGATTTCGACGGAGTATGGCGTCGATGGCACCGGCGTGTCCAATTATGTCCTTCTGGGCGATATGAACTCCTATGCCGAAGAAGACGCGGTGCAATATCTCGATGACGATGCGGGGCTGGTGGATCTGATCGACCAGTTCATCGGTCAGGACGAGGCCTATTCCTATGTCTTCGACGGTCAGCAGGGCACTCTGGATCAGGGGCTCGCCGATGCGGAGTTTGCCTCCAATGTGACCGGGGTGGACGAGTGGCACATCAATGCCGATGAGCCTGATCTGATCGGCTACGACAGCAGCTTCAAAGACCCGGCCTTCTACAATGACGGGGTCTATGCTTCGTCTGACCACGATCCTCTGATCATCGGTCTGGAGTTCGACACCTTTATTCTGGCCTAA
- a CDS encoding M20 aminoacylase family protein — protein MAVENWVAKQVADLTEFRRDLHMNPELLYDVERTAQKVAEALRAAGVDEVHEGIGKTGVVGVIRGQSNMSGRRIGLRADMDALPIVEETGKPYASQVPGKMHACGHDGHTTMLLGAARHLAESRAFDGTVVVIFQPAEEGGAGARAMIEDGLFTRWPCDEVYGMHNRPNLPVGQFTINSGPIMGSVDEVKITITGRGGHAARPEQTIDPLPIAGALLQAVQTLTSRNMDPIDSAVISLCTIQAGNAFNVIPQDVTLTGTVRTLREEVRDMIEERLTAMVGNIAAAYGAVGTTEYLRHYPVTVNHERETELAAKAAQEVAGVENVHLDMPQTLGGEDFSFMLNEVPGAMINVGNGPSAALHHPLYDFNDDVIAWGSSYWTTLVRQRLPLS, from the coding sequence ATGGCTGTCGAGAATTGGGTCGCCAAACAGGTTGCGGATCTGACGGAATTCCGCCGCGATCTGCATATGAACCCGGAGCTTTTGTATGACGTGGAGCGCACGGCGCAGAAGGTGGCCGAGGCGCTCCGTGCCGCAGGCGTTGACGAGGTCCATGAAGGCATCGGCAAGACCGGCGTGGTTGGCGTGATCCGGGGGCAAAGCAACATGTCCGGGCGCAGAATCGGTTTGCGCGCAGATATGGATGCGCTGCCCATCGTGGAAGAAACCGGCAAGCCTTACGCCTCGCAAGTGCCGGGTAAAATGCACGCCTGCGGCCATGACGGCCACACGACGATGCTTTTGGGCGCGGCGCGGCATCTGGCGGAGAGCCGGGCGTTTGACGGGACCGTGGTGGTGATCTTCCAACCCGCCGAAGAGGGCGGGGCTGGTGCGCGGGCGATGATCGAGGACGGGCTCTTCACCCGCTGGCCCTGTGATGAGGTCTACGGCATGCACAACCGTCCGAACTTGCCGGTCGGGCAGTTCACCATCAACTCGGGGCCGATCATGGGCTCGGTCGATGAGGTGAAAATCACCATCACCGGGCGCGGTGGCCATGCGGCGCGGCCCGAACAGACCATCGACCCGCTGCCCATCGCGGGGGCACTGTTGCAGGCGGTTCAGACGCTGACCTCGCGCAACATGGACCCGATCGACAGTGCAGTAATTTCGCTCTGCACCATTCAGGCCGGCAATGCGTTCAACGTCATTCCGCAGGATGTGACCCTGACCGGCACAGTGCGGACGCTGCGCGAAGAGGTGCGCGACATGATCGAGGAGCGCCTGACCGCCATGGTCGGCAACATTGCCGCCGCCTATGGCGCGGTGGGCACGACTGAATACCTGCGGCACTACCCGGTGACGGTGAACCATGAGCGTGAAACCGAACTGGCCGCCAAAGCCGCGCAGGAGGTGGCGGGCGTGGAAAACGTTCACCTCGACATGCCGCAAACCCTGGGCGGGGAGGATTTTTCTTTCATGCTCAATGAAGTGCCGGGCGCGATGATCAATGTCGGCAACGGCCCGTCGGCGGCGCTGCACCACCCGCTCTATGATTTCAACGACGACGTGATCGCCTGGGGCAGTTCCTATTGGACAACTTTGGTGCGGCAACGTCTGCCCCTGTCGTAA
- a CDS encoding L-2-amino-thiazoline-4-carboxylic acid hydrolase, with protein sequence MTEEKKMDLNDVPILLRRRIEAMILKHVLDVITERTGREEAEAVIGAACSKSAIEQGQMLAEELGHAPDLTDFAAIQPNWTREDALRIETIEMSEEKMDFNVVKCRYAEMYQEMGLGDIGHLLSCNRDGDFCIGYNPEIEMTRTQTIMKGASHCDFRYRMKKEA encoded by the coding sequence ATGACCGAAGAAAAAAAGATGGACCTGAACGACGTTCCGATCCTGCTCCGCCGCCGCATCGAGGCGATGATCCTCAAACATGTGCTCGACGTGATCACCGAGCGCACGGGTCGCGAAGAGGCCGAGGCCGTGATCGGGGCGGCCTGTTCCAAATCCGCAATCGAACAAGGTCAGATGCTGGCCGAAGAGCTGGGCCATGCGCCAGACCTGACGGATTTTGCCGCGATCCAGCCGAACTGGACCCGTGAGGATGCGCTCAGAATTGAGACCATCGAGATGTCCGAGGAAAAGATGGATTTCAACGTGGTGAAATGCCGATATGCGGAGATGTATCAGGAGATGGGGTTGGGCGACATCGGCCATCTGTTGTCCTGCAACCGCGATGGCGATTTCTGCATCGGCTACAACCCGGAGATCGAAATGACCCGGACCCAGACGATCATGAAAGGCGCGAGCCACTGCGATTTTCGCTACAGAATGAAGAAGGAGGCCTGA
- a CDS encoding aminotransferase class V-fold PLP-dependent enzyme has translation MSLEFKDIRSALIGEGAAISGPFGPRALIYADYVASGRALGFIEDAIRTHVLPYYGNTHTETSFVGRRTTQLREMAREAVRSAVDADEGHAVIFTGSGATGAVDKLVRAFAMKGLAQGVVFVGPYEHHSNDLPWRESGAELVRIPLNAAGTICLETLEQALNSHADAPLKIGAFSAASNVTGVRTDLRAIAKLLHEHEAFCVADFAAAAPYMPVELSATSEGAGDRIDAAVISPHKFPGGPGASGVLIAERSLFDSNRPTLIGGGTVSYVTSEGHSYITDPEHREEGGTPAIVDNIRAGMVMQLKRDMDEARVEARETVLTRRMEEALRAIPGMELLGPSNVPRLGIFSFNLRVKGKLLHHNYVVALLNDLFGIQARGGCSCAGPYGHSLLDIDLTTSARHEAAVQRGHSIFRPGWARFGVNWFFEEEDVDKIASAIRFVAEHGLDMLAYYQLDAVEGIWRATPSFEDTCPTALSALWESQSSQMDTVPDFPSCLAQAEALAETAKTLDCCAGPDLSAEEEALRWFWLPQEVTGLIPEGAA, from the coding sequence ATGTCACTGGAATTTAAAGATATTCGAAGCGCTCTGATCGGTGAGGGGGCGGCCATCTCCGGCCCCTTTGGACCCCGCGCCCTGATCTATGCCGATTACGTCGCCTCCGGCCGGGCACTTGGGTTCATCGAAGACGCGATCCGCACCCATGTTCTGCCCTACTACGGGAACACCCATACGGAGACGTCCTTTGTCGGGCGCCGCACCACGCAGTTGCGCGAAATGGCGCGCGAAGCGGTGCGTTCGGCGGTCGATGCGGATGAGGGCCACGCGGTGATTTTCACCGGCTCTGGCGCGACCGGCGCGGTGGACAAGCTGGTGCGGGCCTTTGCGATGAAAGGCCTCGCGCAAGGCGTCGTCTTTGTCGGCCCCTATGAGCATCACTCCAACGATCTGCCCTGGCGGGAAAGTGGCGCGGAACTGGTGCGCATTCCCTTGAATGCGGCGGGGACGATCTGTCTGGAAACGCTGGAACAGGCCCTGAACTCCCATGCCGACGCCCCGCTCAAAATCGGGGCCTTCTCGGCCGCGTCTAACGTCACCGGCGTGCGCACCGACCTGCGAGCGATTGCCAAGCTGCTTCACGAACACGAGGCTTTCTGCGTCGCCGATTTCGCCGCCGCCGCGCCCTATATGCCGGTGGAACTTTCGGCAACCTCTGAGGGTGCAGGCGACCGGATCGACGCCGCCGTGATCTCGCCGCATAAATTCCCCGGCGGCCCCGGTGCCTCCGGTGTGCTGATCGCCGAACGCAGCCTGTTTGACTCCAACCGCCCGACGCTTATAGGCGGCGGCACGGTGAGCTATGTGACTTCTGAGGGTCACAGCTACATCACCGATCCCGAGCATCGCGAAGAGGGGGGCACCCCCGCCATCGTCGACAACATCCGCGCCGGCATGGTGATGCAGCTCAAGCGCGACATGGACGAGGCTCGTGTCGAGGCCCGCGAAACCGTGTTGACCCGTCGGATGGAAGAGGCGCTGCGCGCCATTCCGGGGATGGAGCTTTTGGGGCCGTCCAATGTGCCGCGTCTGGGGATTTTCTCGTTCAACCTGCGGGTCAAAGGCAAGCTGTTGCACCACAACTATGTCGTGGCTTTGCTCAATGATCTGTTCGGGATTCAGGCCCGTGGCGGCTGTTCCTGTGCCGGGCCGTACGGGCACTCCTTACTCGACATCGACCTGACCACAAGCGCGCGCCACGAGGCCGCCGTTCAGCGCGGTCATTCGATCTTCCGCCCCGGCTGGGCGCGGTTCGGGGTGAACTGGTTCTTCGAGGAGGAAGACGTGGACAAGATCGCGAGCGCGATCCGCTTTGTCGCCGAACACGGTCTCGACATGCTGGCCTATTACCAACTCGATGCGGTCGAGGGCATATGGCGTGCAACGCCCAGTTTTGAGGACACTTGTCCCACCGCACTTTCTGCGCTTTGGGAAAGCCAATCGTCCCAAATGGACACAGTGCCTGATTTCCCCAGCTGCCTCGCGCAGGCTGAGGCCTTGGCCGAGACCGCCAAAACGCTCGACTGCTGTGCCGGGCCGGATCTCTCCGCCGAAGAAGAGGCGCTGCGTTGGTTCTGGCTGCCACAGGAAGTCACCGGCCTGATTCCGGAAGGAGCGGCATGA